atttcttcattcATTTGGAATTAATTGCACCATATTCTTATTTATTGCTTTGGGGTTTTTTATACTCCTTTTCTctggttttctctctctttttcactgccattgcaaaaggaaaaaatagaagttggagaaagaaggaagaagacagaaaaaaatctacaaaaataaacattcatccatccatccagtgatgctttaattatttattcagAGTGGAACTGCATCAAtgagagagattgagggagccgaCATGAGAACATCCCATAATCTGGCAGTTAGAGCCTTACATGGGAGGTGGTAGAGCTCTGTTCAGATCACTTCTTCCCCTCAGGTGGATGGGGAATTTGAACCAGTGGTCTCCCACATCCGAAGTGATATACCCAGCCCACTTGGCTAAGAGCAATGAAAGAGGGAAATTCTTCCCCTTCCCACCATCTCTTGAAAGAAATACCTTAGGTGCCAGACACCAGGGGAGGGCtcacagctgagaatcccaaacaGAGATAGGTGCAGAACTCCCTTAAAGGAGTGGGGCTTAACACACCCCTTTTTCCTTGCACCCCCCAATccctattggctagcttaggcaaggAGACACCCAGCTAGCTCCAAATGAATGCCATAGAACTACATtattttataccagctgagaatctgttttTTGCAGTATATCAGATGCCTTTGCAACTGCTGGAAAACAATAAACAAGATGATACTTATATCAGGTTGTGGCTACTGGGGGTAGGATCTAGAAAGGCAACTTAATCTTAGATTGCGCCAGAGGGAGACACTCTGCTCTGGTGTAACTCaagagtaactctactgaagtaaATGTAGCTGTACTTTTGTAAAGCTTGTGTCAGTGACAGAAGAACAAGGCCCGTTCTCTGCATTTGCAAGAGGCCATGAACTTAGTGATTGGAGCATatgaaaaaaattgtgttttttgaTCTGGTcatgaaatgaaaacattttgggcCCCATCCTGTATGTTTCTCTGACGCAAATCTCCAATTATCTTCAATAGGGATTTTGGTGGCATAAGGCTTGTAGGTTTGGTGAATGCTCACCATctggaaagtgatcaggaacaagcCAGcaaggattcaccaagggcaagtcatgcctgactaacccatttgccttctataatgagataactggctctgtgaatgagggaaaagcagtggatgtgttattcctggactttagcaaagcttttggtatgGTCTCccccagtattcttgccagcaagttaaaggagtatgagctggatgaatggactatagggtggatagaaagctggctagatcatcgggctcaacagatagtggtcaacagctccatgtccagttggcagccagtatcaagcggaatgCCCCAAGGGTTGATCTTGGGActgtttttgttcaatatcttcattaatgatctggaggatagcatggattgcaccctcagcaagtttgcagaagacaataaactgggaagagtggtagatacactggaggttagggataggatatagagggacctagatgaattagaggattgggccaaaagaaatctgatgaggttcaacaaggacaagttcagagtcctgcacttaggacagaagaatcccatgcactgctactgaCTAGGGACTGAGCGGTTAATCAGCAGCTCTGAGGAAAAGGAccaggggattacagtggatgagaagatagatatgattcaacagtgtgcccttgttgcaaagaaggctaatggcttattgggctgcattagtaggagcattgccagcagatagagggaagtgattattcccctctattcagcactggtaaggccacatctggagtattgagtccaCTTTTGGGCCCCCAGTActgaaagaatgtggacaaattagagacagtccactggagggcaacaaaaatgatcagggggctggagcacatgatttatgaggagaggctgagggaactgggattatttagtctgcagaagataaGAATGAGGTGGaggtttgatagctgctttcaactacctgaaagaggattccaaagatgatggatctagactgctctcagtagtagcagatgacagaacaaggagtaatggtctctagttgcattggggaggtttaggttggatatcaggaaaaaccttttcactaggagggtggtgaagcactggaatgggttacccagggaggtggtggaatctccttccttagacgtttctaaggcccagtttgacaaagtcctggctggaatgatttagttgggaattggtcctgctttgagcagggggttggactagatgacctcctgagatcccttccaaccctgatattctatgattttattgacaagtttcaaagtagcagccgtgttagtcagtgtctgcaaaaagaacaggagtacttgtggcaccttagagactaacaaatttatttgagcataagctttcatgggccacagcccacttcatcagatgtatagaatggaacatgattctaggattctatgatttaACTGGGAGGTCCCAAGACAGTAATTACTGAGTTCCTTTCCCTTGCAAACCTGGATAATGAAACTCAGAATGCACCACACTTTTAAATAAAGATCTAATTACGAAGCGACATATATTCTCTCTGATTCCAGAATGCAAAAATATAAGGCTACTCATAATTAGAAGcacctagggccagatcctcaaaagtacttTGGAATCAAATTCCCAAGGATTTCAATGAGTAGTAGATACCTAAGTATGTTTGGAGATCTGGACCTCACTCCATTCATTAGCAttattgactgcagtggagcttTTCATTAAGTGATTGTTGTGCATTGGGGTTCACAATCTGGCCTTTAGTTCAGTGGGCTCTTTTTATGTTTCTATGGTTTTAATTTTCTAATTAAGATTGAGAACAATCATGCTTCTGTTACAGTCACAATGTTTACCACTGATTATAATAGGAGAACATCTACTGCCCCTTGAAAACAACATGCTGGCATCCATGTCTGTTCCACTTCCTGAACTTCATTCTATCAGCCATAACAATCGTCATCAAATTGGTGCATTtctagtggagtcctgcagggacTGGTTCATGGCCCTATGgtatttaacatttgtattaatgacctggaagaaaatgtcaaatcatcactgataaagtttgcagataacacagaaattgggggagtggtaaataatgaagaggacactgATACAAAGGGATCACTTGATAAGCTGGGTGCAGGCAAACAATACGAattttaatgtggctaaatgtatacatgtaggaacaaagaatgtaggccacacttaGACTGTAGGGGGCTCTATCCTGAGAAGTAGTAACTATGAAAAATGGATATAATGGATAATTAGCTCAACATGAATTCTTGGTGTGACACTGTGCAATGCGATCCTTGGCTGcagaaacaggggaatcttgagtaagaGTAGAGAGTTTATTTTACCTGTGTATTTGGCAGAGTGATCACtgttggaatcctgtgtccagttctggtgtccacaattcaagaaggaagttgataaattggagagggttcagagaagagccaggagaatgattaaaggattagaaaacctgtccCTATGGTGACAGAGTCCAGGAGCTCAATCAATCTAGCTTAACGGAGAGAAGGCAGAAGGATGACTGGATTACAGTCAATAAGTACCTgcacggggaacaaatatttaataatggctcttcagtccagcagaaAAAGGTATAGCATGTTCCAATAGCTTGAAGTTGAAGTTAGAAAAATGAAGACTACAAATAAGGCATACAATGTGAACAGTTGACAGTAATCAATCACTTAATAAAGTTCAACTTAATAAAGTtaatggtggagtctccatcactgaccattttaaatcaagatgtgatgttttttgaagaaaaaaataatctgctctaggaattatttcagggtgGTTTTCTGGCCTGGGTTTTACAGAGGTTAGACTAGGTGATCACCACAATGGTTCCATCcagccttggaatccatgaatctgTAAAAGAGAtagtgggtctgattctgatctcttggcctgatccaaagcccactgaaggcaaACAGTTTCTTTCCATTGTTTGAAAAGGTCATCAGATCAGACTCTCACTTTTATGGTGTAAATGAAGAGTAATGCCCTTAATATGAGgatgaagatagatagatagatagatagacagatagaatttaaagacttcaaggtgtgGCATATGACTCTGAGTGCTCTTGCCATCTGCTGGGGAtctatgatttattttaaaatgctttctttCCCCTGCTGCGGCATTAAACAATATCATGAACAACAGGGACAACTGACCAGCTATGGATGGAAACAGAAAAAATGACTGTGCACAGGTAGTTTCTGTCTAAAACATGCAGTGATCTCATTGGATAACCTTGAATAATATTTGCTGTCTAAGCTGTTTTACTAACAGCCATTTCAGGTGATAATTGTGATAATAGTAGGCAAAATAAATTTCAGACAGAAGTTTGTTTAGATGTTGCAGTCCCTTGaggaaaaatctctttaaaaGGGAGCCCAGCACTGTCACCTGTGGATGAAATGGAGGAAGAGGGAGCCTGCAGCTGTAGAAGGACTCCATTGCTGAGGGAGCTCTCTGCCACTGTCTATTGGAGAGCAAAGGGAATTGACTAGATAGACCTGGCCTCATTTGCACTTCACTTACATGACAGTGTGGAGCATTTTGTTTAAAGTGGAGTTCAGTTTTGAGTTGGAGGGGATAAAGTGCAATTGACCTTGTTGGGAGCTAGAAGGACAGGACATCAGCATCTAACATGCCTGAGGTTGCCCTCACAAAGATATCTGTCAGGCACGGTGCAGCAAGAGAGTCTGGACAGAgctagaagaaggaaaaaaagagtttAAAGGCAGCTACTTGTGCCTGTTGAGTTGTGAGGCCTTTCTCAAGAGCCCTAAGCACCACTGATCTCTTCCCAAGAGCCAAGGTGAGACTGTTGGGCAGCGCAGAACAGTGGCAGGTGAGTTGATGGTCATAGGAGGAACAAATCAGCAATGGCAGCAGCTCCAAAGGGAAGGGTGGGGCAGAGAGGCTGCGCCAGCAGCTTCTTGGAGGCAGTGGATGGCTCAGGCAATGGATGGCAAAGGTAGTAGCTTTAAGTGGACAAACGGCAGCAGAGCTGGTCAGCTTGCACTGAAGCCACAGAGAAAAAACAGCAGCCAGCCCAAGGGACACTGGTGAAGGCCTCCTTGTCCAGCAAGGAAAGCTGACATCACTCCAGCTGGGTTAGGAAACAGAACATCCCACGCATCCTTGACCAGCTACAATCCTGGGACTTCTCCAATCCTGGACAACAAATTGTGAGGGCAGAGCTAGGGAATAGGGAATTGGCCAGAACACAAGCTAAAGGAGGATTGAGGTTGGATCTACTTTTGAGATGCCCAGGGGGAGTTTCACATTATAGAACTTTTTAATTTATGAATTGCTGGTTTCCCCAAATCCAGTCTGTTGCCTTCCTTCCACCTATCCACCCCAAATAAAGTTCTCTCTGTTGTAACCCCTGTATTTGGGACTTGTCAGGTGGAAGACTTGCCCATCAAGAGGGTCCAGGCGATGTATATCATTTCCTAGTTTTCTGAGTGATGATTGAAGCTGGTGTGAATGAAGTCTTTCAGGAAACCCATAACAAAATTGAAGCCATTCCTTTGGGCTGCTGACACCATCTGGCAGAGAGGGTCAGATACCAAATGGTTCAATTGGTTTTGCTTGCCAGGctttagtaaaaatattgaaaatttcgGGGTATATACTTCTAAAAGTATGGTGTGAATTGTTTTTTCGTTTGTTGTTTTCAAACCTACTCTATCCCTCACCCAGACATTAGAAAATTGGGAAATGCTTTGTCGGGTTCCAGACCCATCTTGAGAGAATTGTCTGGATATCTGTAGGTTGTTGACCTAGCTTCCAGGGACCAGACGCCAACGGCCCTCCCTCTGATGGAAAAGACTCAAATCTAGGGTGATTAGCCATGAATACACGTACTTGTAAAGTTAATTATCAAACAGTTGAAAAGAACAATTCGTTGTTATCAAGAAGGTTAAGTGGGAAAGAAGGTACTACTCAATGTgactaagggtggcagaatcagacaGTTCACACACAAACCAGCCAAAGTAGAAGTAACTTGTAGTTAAAAGCAAATACTGAGTCCTTACATTCATACTCAGACTTTCCTCATCAATactcatgcaaaactcccattggatgTTCCTGAGTAAGGATATTTTGTACAGAGGTTAAAGCTCTCCACTAGAACCATTGCAATCTGTCAGGAGCAGAAATGATAATTAACAAaatcatagatagatagatagatagtcctATTTCTACAACCCTTTTATAAATCAATGGTGTTACTCATGGAGGATTTTGCCCACATCTTAATCAGCCAAGAAGAGTCATGAATCACAATTGTAGGAGAAAGTTGATTAATCTGGACTTCAtagtaatttttttctaaaacaaacaaacaaacaaacaaatagaggccagatttttaaagatatttaggaacCTACTGGGAATTTCCAAACCATCTAAGTGACTAACCCCAACTGAGTTGAAGAACATTTAGAAAAAGCTTCAATATATCTTCTGTAtttgacatttttaatttttaccttGTTCTATGTTCTAAAGGAAATGTCAGCCATGGAGCCAATAAGAAAAGTAAACCACACAGGAGTGAAAGAATTCATCCTGCTGGGGTTTGGAAGAGGTCTGTGGTTCCAGATTGTCCCCTTTGTCATGTTCCTGGTGATTTATATCATAACCGTGCTGGGAAACACCATCCTGGTCCTCATCATTAGAGCTGACTCTCACCTTcatacccccatgtacttcttcctcaaGAATCTGTCCTTCTTAGACTTCTGCTGCTCTTCCTCTGTTGCCCCCAGAGCCATGGTGAGCTTCCTAGCAGGGAGTAAAGCCATTTCTTACAATGGATGTGCCACCCAATTCTTCTTCATCACTGTCTTCCTCACCACCGAAGCATTTCTGCTTGCAGTGATGGCGTATGATCGATACTCCGCCATCTGCAACCCACTCTTGTATCCCATCACCATGTCCAAGTGGGTTTGCGTTCAACTGGTTGCAGGGTCGTATCTCTGCGGCTGTGTGAATTCAATGGTGCAAACAGGTTTCACCTTTACACTGAACCATTGTGGGTCTAATGAGATTGATAATTTCTTCTGTGACGGCCCTCCCCTGGTTAGTCTCTCCTGCAGTGACAAGTATGTCAATTATCTTGTGATGTTTACCTTCTGTGGCCTCATCATAGTGAGCACTGCCCTGATTGTGCTCATCTCCTATGTCTATGTCATCTCCACCATCCTCAGGATTCGCTCTGCTGAAGGCAGACAcagagccttctccacctgcacctcccaTATGATGGTTGTGACTTTATTTTATGGGTCCACTGCTTTGATGTATGCCCAGCCCACTAGGCTAGCTTCTCTGTTCCCAAGGAAAGCGATGTCTGTGTTTTATACCCTTTTTGTTCCCATGTTGAATCCCTTCATCTACAGCCTTAGAAACAAGGAAGTGAAAGATTCTTTAAGAAGGATCGTGGGCAAGAAATGTTTGAAAAAATGAACAGTCTTTGAAGATAGAGATGAAACACGGTGGGTCAAGGTATCGTGCACAGCAATGACAAATTCTGAccacatatttattttttattgggcATAGTTTTTGTGCAGGTACAAACAAATTAACCATTGCAATCCacagtatctatctatctatctatctatctatctatctatctatctatcttttttCTGTGTGTCCATCTCTCCTAcactttctgtctctctccactTACCTGTCCAactgacctgtggaactcattatctTTGGATATTATTTAGTCACATGAATATTCTCAAAATTCTAAAATATATTGACATGTATAGTGACTTCATGCTTAGGGATACCAGTCAGCTACAGCCTGTCTGAGTTAGGAATACACTTTTTCTATGATTTATCATACAATTCTCCTGTCTTTGAAACAGCTATTTCTGGCTATCATTGGAGAAGGATGGTGCTGCATGGCAATTCATTTGTTCTTATAACATTCCAGAACACCAATCATAAAATATATTTCAAGCAATAAAGAATTTCTATATATTTCTCCATACTTTGAATAGGAATGACCTCATTACAAATCTATAGGTAATGTAAATTGGTTTAGCTAATCTTTACTTCTCTGTATCTACATTGATTTACATCACCTCAAGTTCTGGTCCTTGAATTATCACTGATTCTCTGTTGAGGTAGCTGACTGGAAATGGTGAACAATGTGACATCCGTATCAGATAATGGAAACTGATAGAGTCCATGATAAAACTGGATCACCTATATACAATCCTCCTATGTCATGTGTGCAACACAGCTCAGTAAAGCAAGTGGTCTTCTTTCAAATCTCACTCTTATTTGTGTAAATCTCACTCTTATTTGTGTAAAGCATTCATCCATCCAGATGTAAGTCACTAGTagatctgattctcctctcattgaTCCTGACATAAATCAAGAGTAAtgtcactggagtcagtgggcaTGATTCCCCCCTCATTCACACTGATGTAAATTAGGAGTCATTCCACTAAAGTTGCATTGTTCTAAAGTGTGTGTATAGGGAAGGAGAACCCAAAATACCCCAAAATACAATTCCCCCCCCTCTAATCGTTGGGACCGCTTCTCATGTAGAATTGGCATGGAACCGAGAAGCCCTGAATTTTTTCTCCCCCGCTCTAACTCATTGCTTGGCTTTCTCCATCTCAGTGCCAAGAACAAAACTCACCAGCCATGGGATTGCCTCTTCTTTGGAGGCCAGTCAAAGGTTCAATTTTTCCACAGTGTCctgttgggatttggtggttcccagtgagtctgatgctgggtagaaatcatgggacttcgatccaatgcaattcaattcaataaagctttattcaacatgtgcacaaagagagcccctggtacaaagaatcaggcagaatccctccagcaaggagcccctcccctagctactttatagcacatgatgcttatataacaagttatataacaacttacataacatgaaccttaaccaatcagagttaaacaaaccaatatatgggtttgtttatcacatgctcattgTGCTTTAGTCCACATGCCaagctcacacccctccccatggccttctccagaatgttgctaggccagtgagccacagcatgcttccctatgcataagcaccctgtaaaccacattttatctaaaataaacacaaccatacccttcagCTCCCCCATTTGGTTTTGGGGCTAAGAACAATTCTTAGACCCCACTAACACCACTTCCTTGTATTTATTAGGAGTAATAATTAGCTTTATTAACACTTAACTATAATTTTAGGAACAAATAAACTAATAtgtaatatttacaataaaataataagtcCTTATGCCATTGCGAGAACACAACCCAAAtccatttccatttgtttttgtttttacaatggcAAACCCTTTTATTCACTGAATCAGTGTAACTGCCCTACCACTtctttcaatatttcttttaaaaggcttAACACAATAGGAAGAACTAGATATTTAAGCAAGGCTTGCCTGCCAAAGTTAACCACTTACATTCACACCAAATAGTGGAGTCCTTCCTCACTGCTATATCATCCATTAACTTACATTACATGCATCATTAAGTCAGGTCCCAACATCTGAGATAAGGCTTGTCCTGACTTCAGGTTTCCCATACACAAAATCCATCCTCCTAGGATGGAACATTGGTCCCGTGGGAAAGCCATGTAGATATCTCCGGCCCTTATGTTACACAGGTGTCTGTGACATGCAAAAGGAAGTGGCTGCCCTGGCTGAGTCTCCAGTTCAGTAATTAAAATCCCGTCAAGGATGCAATGACCATCTCAACATACCCCTGTTATCAATAGGGACCACTCCCCTGCCACCATCCAAGGTGAAGACATTCAGTTCTCGAGAACCACAGCTCTTACCCAACATGGCACTTGTGGCACGAGTGAGTCTCCTAGCAGGGCTGCAACTGTCATGTTGAACACCAGGATGTTACCATGCCAGGATGATAACACAATTTTTCCACATGCCTAGACCAATGCTTGCTCATACATTTTAGAAGTTCTTAATAGATGGCTGAGTACAGCAGTGAGGACCGGACCAACTGTTGCTGAGTTAAGGTAGTATCTAACTTGATTAGACGTGAACCCCACTTTTACCACAGTAAACTGTTATTTCTGCTACTAACAAATTTTAAACCAGTCCCTAGTATTAGATTTGAGTGATGGCATTTACAACTGATCCAGTGACTCCTCCCCAGGTAATTACATTAATATTTTAGCTACATCAGCTGCAGTGGCCTTGGCCACTAGGAAAGCTTCTACCCATTTAGTAAAGTGATCCATGATCACCAGAACATATTCTTTCCCTCTGCACCTTGGCAGGGGACCAATGAAATCTATTGGTAACTGCTCGAAGGGCTGTGTTGATCTTGGCTGATGTCGCATTCTCACTTTTACTGTGGGAGCAGAATTACATTGAGCACACGTTACACGCCTTCTCACATAATCATGCACATTTGCATTAAGCTTAGGGTGCCACCAAGTGTTTGACATACGGTGAATCACCCTCCGTGCTCCATCATGTCCCAACATGTGATACACTTGTATCATAGTTCCCATTAGCACATTTGGTAACACTAATGTATTCCCTGGACCTCTCCAAGTGATATCATCACACAGTTTGCCCCCATTATCCATCCATAATCACTTCTCTGCCCTCGGTGCAGCGTGATGAATGTCCTGTAATTCaaaaaagtttggggtttttatGAGAGGCTGTGTTGCAGCTATTAATTGGGTCTCTTTTCTTTCCACTGCTGCTTGTTTAGCTAGTTCATCTGCCCTTCAGTTCCCCTTGCTATGAGGATATGTCCCTTTTGTATGGGCCTTTACTTTTATTACTGCTACTTCAGTAGGTTTCTTCATGGCTGCATGAAGTTTTTGCACTATCCCCCCATTTTGTATTGGGGATCCTGTACTTGTCAGGAATCCTCGATTTACCCACAAGTTAAGGTaatcatgtacaaccccaaacgCGTATCTAGAATCAGTATATATGTTTATAGCATGACCTTCCACAGCTTCACATGCTGCAATTAATGCCTCTAGTTCTGCTACTTGGgccgatgctccaggtaaactgccatgcaccacc
Above is a genomic segment from Gopherus flavomarginatus isolate rGopFla2 chromosome 11, rGopFla2.mat.asm, whole genome shotgun sequence containing:
- the LOC127031159 gene encoding olfactory receptor 12-like — encoded protein: MSAMEPIRKVNHTGVKEFILLGFGRGLWFQIVPFVMFLVIYIITVLGNTILVLIIRADSHLHTPMYFFLKNLSFLDFCCSSSVAPRAMVSFLAGSKAISYNGCATQFFFITVFLTTEAFLLAVMAYDRYSAICNPLLYPITMSKWVCVQLVAGSYLCGCVNSMVQTGFTFTLNHCGSNEIDNFFCDGPPLVSLSCSDKYVNYLVMFTFCGLIIVSTALIVLISYVYVISTILRIRSAEGRHRAFSTCTSHMMVVTLFYGSTALMYAQPTRLASLFPRKAMSVFYTLFVPMLNPFIYSLRNKEVKDSLRRIVGKKCLKK